In one Sphingomonas hankookensis genomic region, the following are encoded:
- a CDS encoding PepSY domain-containing protein, with translation MTRNVLFQIHWFLGITAGLVLAVMGVTGAALSFEPEILAALNRDRPVAAGTARLTGPELITAVMRQRPDAEIGRLIVPSGSDELTSVTYRLKGSKERQFERLDPYDGTLLGEPRGGATIDFLEDLHRWLALPGGGNGIGRQISGFSAIALIYFALSGLYLRWPKRPLDWRNWLVLDFRKTGRNLYRMLHAVIGGWVLIFYCISGFTGLWWSYDWYRQGVRALLVAEGPVEKPKHPKDVPVDPTRAWQGFVHATGGRDYDRVTLIVRDHGEVQFRAKLPNGRHDRVSDELSIDGTTGQMIADKRYAARPVGEDIVTSIFELHRGAYFGLIGRIAMMLASLTMPLFTITGFLLYFARRRRKAALAEVVADTSAAPLDHATTLVAYASQTGSAERIARLTAAALPDAAALPIASLDPDQLSRASRLFVVASTYGEGEPPDNARGFARTMEREAPDLSHLDYAVMALGDRKYAEFCAFGHRVDRWLHDHGATRLFDAVEADGTDADAQRQWQHQLAGLGGRTDQPDWAPAAMDEWRLVERRLLNPGSAGGEAWHVALEPVTAGADWTPGDIVEIRPQQDVRRVAAYLGASGLPDTPENRAMLMTSILPTGAGDVATLKPIGHREYSIASIAASGRIELIVRRCTAADGFDGLGSGWLCHGAPVGGIMQARVRANPAFHPPADPSVPLILIGNGTGLAGLLAHLRHRAVRGGAPAYLYWGERHQAHDDFLADERRALMANGTMASQQVAWSRQPGGHRYVQDAVAADGEHIRSAVEAGAAIYVCGSVQGMAPGVHAALSAILGESLLEDMLGNGRYRRDIY, from the coding sequence ATGACCCGGAACGTCCTGTTTCAGATTCACTGGTTCCTGGGCATTACCGCCGGGCTGGTTCTTGCGGTCATGGGCGTGACAGGCGCGGCGCTCAGCTTCGAACCGGAGATATTGGCCGCGCTCAACCGCGATCGCCCGGTCGCAGCCGGGACGGCCCGCCTGACCGGACCGGAACTGATCACCGCCGTCATGCGCCAGCGCCCCGATGCGGAGATCGGGCGGCTGATCGTCCCGAGCGGTTCGGACGAGCTGACCAGCGTCACCTATCGGCTGAAGGGATCGAAGGAGCGCCAGTTCGAACGCCTCGACCCCTATGACGGCACGCTGTTGGGCGAACCGCGCGGCGGCGCGACGATCGACTTCCTCGAAGACCTGCATCGCTGGCTCGCGCTGCCCGGCGGCGGCAACGGCATCGGTCGCCAGATCAGCGGCTTCTCGGCCATCGCCCTGATCTATTTCGCGCTGTCCGGCCTGTACCTGCGCTGGCCCAAGCGACCGCTCGACTGGCGCAACTGGTTAGTGCTCGATTTCCGAAAAACCGGGCGCAATCTCTACCGGATGCTGCATGCGGTGATCGGCGGCTGGGTGCTGATCTTCTACTGCATCAGCGGCTTTACCGGGCTGTGGTGGTCCTACGACTGGTATCGACAGGGCGTGCGTGCGCTGCTGGTGGCGGAGGGGCCGGTCGAAAAGCCCAAGCATCCGAAGGACGTTCCCGTCGATCCGACGCGCGCGTGGCAGGGCTTCGTCCATGCGACGGGGGGCCGGGACTATGACCGGGTGACCCTGATCGTACGCGATCATGGGGAGGTGCAGTTCCGCGCGAAGCTGCCGAACGGCCGTCACGACCGGGTCAGCGACGAACTGTCGATCGACGGTACGACGGGCCAGATGATCGCCGACAAGCGCTATGCTGCGCGGCCCGTGGGCGAAGATATCGTGACCAGCATCTTCGAACTGCATCGCGGCGCATATTTCGGGCTGATCGGCCGCATCGCGATGATGCTCGCCAGCCTGACCATGCCGCTGTTCACGATCACCGGCTTCCTTCTCTATTTTGCCAGGCGGCGTCGCAAGGCGGCTTTGGCCGAGGTCGTGGCGGATACCTCCGCCGCGCCGCTCGACCACGCGACGACGCTGGTCGCCTATGCCAGCCAGACCGGATCGGCCGAGCGCATCGCCCGGCTGACCGCCGCCGCCCTGCCCGATGCCGCGGCGCTGCCGATCGCCTCGCTCGACCCCGACCAGCTGTCGCGTGCCAGCCGCCTCTTCGTCGTCGCCAGCACCTATGGCGAGGGCGAGCCGCCCGACAATGCCCGCGGCTTCGCCCGAACGATGGAGCGCGAGGCGCCCGACCTGTCGCATCTCGACTATGCGGTAATGGCGCTGGGCGACCGCAAATATGCCGAATTCTGCGCCTTCGGTCACCGCGTCGACCGCTGGCTGCACGATCACGGCGCCACCCGGCTGTTCGATGCGGTGGAGGCGGACGGCACCGATGCCGATGCCCAGCGTCAGTGGCAGCATCAACTCGCCGGGCTTGGTGGGCGTACCGATCAGCCGGATTGGGCACCCGCCGCGATGGACGAATGGCGGCTGGTCGAACGCCGCCTGCTCAACCCCGGCAGCGCCGGGGGCGAGGCTTGGCATGTCGCGCTGGAGCCGGTCACCGCCGGCGCGGACTGGACACCGGGCGATATCGTCGAGATCCGGCCGCAACAGGATGTGCGCCGCGTTGCGGCCTATCTTGGCGCGTCCGGCCTTCCCGATACGCCCGAAAACCGGGCGATGCTGATGACCAGCATCCTGCCGACCGGCGCCGGCGATGTGGCAACGCTGAAGCCGATAGGGCATCGCGAATATTCGATCGCATCGATCGCCGCATCGGGCCGGATCGAACTGATCGTTCGTCGCTGCACGGCGGCCGACGGGTTCGATGGGCTGGGATCGGGCTGGTTGTGCCATGGCGCTCCGGTCGGCGGCATCATGCAGGCACGCGTCCGCGCCAACCCGGCCTTCCACCCGCCCGCCGACCCCAGCGTGCCGCTGATCCTGATCGGCAACGGCACCGGCCTCGCCGGCTTGCTCGCGCATCTGCGGCACCGTGCCGTTCGGGGCGGCGCGCCGGCTTACCTCTATTGGGGCGAACGGCATCAGGCGCACGACGATTTTCTCGCCGACGAACGCCGCGCGCTCATGGCCAACGGCACAATGGCAAGCCAGCAAGTCGCCTGGTCACGCCAGCCGGGCGGCCACCGCTATGTGCAGGATGCGGTCGCTGCGGATGGCGAGCATATCCGTTCGGCGGTCGAGGCCGGTGCGGCGATCTATGTCTGCGGCAGCGTTCAGGGCATGGCGCCGGGCGTCCACGCCGCCTTGTCGGCGATCCTCGGCGAATCGCTGCTGGAGGACATGCTCGGCAACGGCCGCTATCGCCGGGACATCTACTAA